Sequence from the Streptomyces sp. R33 genome:
CGCCCTGGCCGCGTACGACGCCGAGGGCGTCCCGATCGTGGACCAGGTCGGGGAGCTGGTCGTCACCCGCCCGATGCCGTCCATGCCGCTGTACTTCTGGAACGACCCCGACGGCGCCCGCTACCGCGACGCCTACTTCTCCTCCCACCCCGGCGTGTGGCGCCACGGCGACTGGATCACCCTCACCTCTCACGGCTCGGTGGTCGTCCACGGCCGCTCCGACAGCACGCTCAACCGCAACGGCGTACGCCTGGGCAGCGCCGACATCCACGACGTCGTCGAACGCCTCCCCGAGATCACCGAGGCCCTCGTCATCGGCGCGGAAGAACCCGACGGCGGCTACTGGATGCCCCTGTTCGTGGTCCTCGCCGTCGACGCGACCCTGGACGACCAGCTCCGCGTGAAGATCAAGGAGGCGATCCGGACCGGCGCCTCACCCCGCCACGTCCCCGACGAGATCCTCGAAGTCCCCGGCATCCCGCACACCCGCACCGGCAAGAAACTCGAAGTCCCCGTCAAACGCCTCCTCCAGGGCGCCCCGGTCGAGCAGGTCGTCAATCCGGCAGCCGTGGACGCCCCCGACCTCATCGACTACTTCGCCCAGATGGGCGCCGAGCGCCGGGGCCGGTCGACATGACAGCCGCGCAGATCACCCTCGCCGTCATCCTGACCCTGCTCTTCCTGCCACTGGGAGCGGCGAAGATCGCCGCGGTGCCGTTCATGCGCCAGGCGGCAGCACACCTCGGCATGTCGCCGGGCCTCTACCGCGTCGTCGGCACCCTGGAAGTGTCCGGAGCCCTCGGACTGGTACTCGGACTGGCTTCCACCCCACTCGGGATGGCCGCCGCGATCGGGCTGGCGCTGCTGATGACCGCGGCCGCCGTGGCCCACCTGCGCCACGGCGACCCGCCCGCGCGGGCCCTGCCCGCCGTCGTCCTGGCCCTGACGGCGGTGGCGTACGCCGGGGTGACGATCGGTACCGGCTGACGGCCCACAGCGTGCGCCGTTTCGCGTGGGGCCCGTCGGTGGCAGAACTCGGCTCGAGTCCGACGGAAGCCGACAACCTGCATTGCGGTAGGGGATCGTGCGGGTGTGCGGGCACTTCGACCAGCGGGACTCCTCGCGGGCCTTGCGGATCTCGTAGTCGGTGCGGCCGCAAATGGTCAGCATCGCTTCCCGAGGAGTCCCGCACCATGGCAGCCACAACCCTCGCCCACGGCATGGGCACGTTCTTCACAGACTGCGAATTCCCCCTCTTTCGTGCTCCTAGAAGAAGCCGAGCTTCTTCGGCGAGTACGACACCAGGACGTTTTTCGTCTCCTGGTGGTACAGCAGATGCACCCATGCTGACCTGGGAAAACGGCGCTTCGTAAGGCTCTCGGGCGGAGGCTGGTCCGGAAATGGTCCGGATCGCGGTAGGGGTCGGTCAAGAGCGGGTCGTGGGAGCGATCGGGAGCAGGGAGGGCCCTCCCGCGGGTGTCCCGTCCTGTCGGCTACGGCCGGTGGTCGTCGCAGAGCCATCCGGCGGGATAGAGACGAGCGGGCGCCCCGCATAGCTGTACCCCAGCCCCGCACTTGCCCCGGTAGGCGATCGGCGGTGCCCCCGTCACCGCAGGCCTTGTGCTCGGGACGGACTCCGGCGACCGGGGTGCCGGGATGTAGGGGAGCGGCGCCGTCTCGTGGTCCGACGCGGCTGGCGGTCGGACGCGGCACGTCGGGTCGCCGTCCTCCATAGGACGCCGTACCTGACGTTGCCTCGGCATGACGGCAGGCGGTTCGCCTGATGTCGCGTCGAGATACGCAGTGTGATCGGCAGTGGGGGTCCAGAACTCGAACGCCGTCCGCTTCACCTTGACGATCGCTCGTACGTAAAGCCCGGAGGCGGCATCTCGGATGAATTCGTCGAAGGGGCGTTCCGCAGGTCGCGTGGTCGGATGCCAGGCTCCGCATTTCCCTGTCCGCTTCTTCGGACACGGCCCCGGGAACCGCTTGTCGCACTTGGCGAGTTCGATGCGTCGGATACCACCGCGGAACGGGATGGGGGAGTCCCGCTTCATGATCAGTTCCAAGGGGACGCGGTCGGTACGCAACCACGGCACCGTCGTGTCCCGCGCCATGTCCTGGCTGTCCGTCTGCCATGCGTCCAGCACGCCGGCCCGTCGGGCCGCCACGTCCCGTGCTTGAATCTCACGCGGGTTGCGCGGGGACAGTTGTGACTCGAACCCGAGGAGTACCCCGTCCACACCATGGATCAGGACGTCGCTGCGGACTGCGCGGTCCTTGCTCGATTGTTCCTGGACGGCAGCGTGCCCGCCTTCCTCTGCGGCGCGGACCGCCCGGTCTTTGTACGCCTTGTGCTCGTCAGACTCTCCACCGCCGTGGTGCCGGTCCTCGGCGTCGCTTCGCATGTGGGCAGCGACGACCTTGCCCAGTCGCCGGTACACCGACATCGGCTCGATGAAGCCCCGCTTCTCGCATACCTCCGCGCACGTGAGGCCGCGGCGTTGTACGGGCAACCGGCGGTCATGGAGCAGCTGTTCGAGCAGTCCAGCGCCGCCGGCCACTCCGAGGTCCGGTTTCGTCAGATCTAGTCGTTGGTCGAATCCTGCCAGTCGCACGTACCGGTTGGGCATGCTGGCCTCCGCTCGCCACACGGCCACGATGGGCCGCCGCACCGATCGTGACAGGGGCCACTGACATTGATGCTGATACTCAGGTTCCGGTGGTCGTGGCTCGGGCACTGACTGACGCCCTGCTGGGTTGTCCTACGGTTGTTCTGTCCGGCCGCCGGAGCCTGTTCTTACGGCTCCGGCCGGGCGGAACATGACCTGATAGGAGCTTGGTCATAAGCCCCCTCAATGTCCTGTCTGCGCCACCCGGCCGGTGCCCACCTTCGGTTGGGAAGGCATCATCAGCATGACATCAGAGATTGCGCAGGACATCGCGGACCAGGATGTGTTCGGCGGGGTCGACTCCCATGCCGACACCGTCCACGTCGCGGTCATCAGCGACAACGGCGGCCACCTCGCAGACGCCGAGTTCACCACCACCGCCGCCGGATACACCGCGGCCCTGGCCTTCCTGGATGCCCACGGCCACGTGATCGCGATCGGCGTGGAAGGCACCTCCTCATACGGCGCCGGCTTCACCCGCGCCGCTCGCTCACACGGGCACACGGTCGTCGAGGTCAACCGGCCCGACCGCGCCGAACGCCGCCGCATCGGCAAGTCCGACCCCATCGACGCCTACGCCGCCGCCCGCGCCGCCATGTCCGGACGGGCCTCCAGCGCGCCCAAGGACGACACCGTCGCCGGCATATGCGCCCTGCACAACGCCGCCCGCTCCGCAGTCAAGGCCCGCACCGCCGCCCTGAACCAGATCACCCACATCCTCTTCGCAGCCCCCGAGAGCATCCGCGCCAAATACGGACAACTTCGGGGAACGGACCGCACCGACGCGCTGGCCCGGCTACGGCCCGCCGGGGACGCGGTCCACACCGCGGTCCTCGCCGCCCTCAAGATCCTCGCCCGACGCGTCAAAGAGCTGACCGCCGAGCACGCGGCCCTGACCAAAGCCCTGGACAGCCAGGTGACCGTCCAGAACCCCGGCCTGCGGGCCACCTACGGAGTCGGCCCCGACACCGCGGCCCAGCTACTGATCACGGCGGGCGGCAACCCCGAACGCATGCGGACCGAGGCCTCCTTCGCCGCCCTCTGCGGAGCCGCACCGGTGCCGGCCTCCAGCGGCAGAACGAACCGCCACCGCCTCTCACGAGGCGGCGACCGGGCTGCCAACGCCGCCCTCTACCGCATCGCACTCGTCCGCATGGCCGCAGACTCCCGCACCCGCGAATACGTGGCCCGACAGACGGCCGCGGGCCGCACGAAGAAGGAGATCATCCGGCTCCTGAAGCGAGCGATCGCCCGGGAGATGTTCCGCTGCCTGACCACTACAGTCGCCGTCCCCGGCATCGCCGATCTGAGACCTCTACGGCAGTCCAAGAACATCACCCTCACCGCCGCCGCACGGCACTTCGGCCTCTGGCCAGCCACGATCTCCGCCCTGGAACGAGGAATCCGCCGAGACGACGACCTTGCCCACACCTACCGGGACTGGCTCACCGCTGCTTGACAACCAATAGGAGCATCATTGATGTCAGGGGCAACCGGCTGAGATGCAGATCACAGCATCAGGTCGACTGCGCCGCCGGTTCCGGGGCCATGGACAGCTCCGCCCGGTGCCGGCTGTTGGCCCTGATCAGCGCGTCGAGTGCATCCCGGGTCTCGATCAGGTGCGCGATGTCGGCGTCGATCCGGTCGCGCTCGCGCATCCTCGCCGCGAACGTCTCCTCGGCGACCCCCTGGTCACCCGGGATGTCCACACACGGCAGCACAGTCGCGATCACCCGGCTGGACATCCCCGCGTCGAACAGCTGTCGGATGAGCGACACGCGCTGGACCGCAGCATCGGAATAGTGACGCTGGCCCGCATCGGAGCGTGAGCTGGTCAGCAGCCCCTGGTCTTCGTAGTACCGCAGTGAGCGCGGACTCACGCCCGTGCGCTTGGCAAGCTCGCCTATCCGCATCCTTGAGAGCCTACGCCCGCGGCCTTGGCGCTTGCCGCGGCCCGCGAAATCAAAGCGCCCGCGGCCAGCCGAATCGCTACTGACCGTTCCGTTGCTGGCCCTATCGCCAAAACCCGGTCGGATCCTCCTACCAGTCTCACGACCGGGTCCCACCGGCCCTGGTGGCGTCTGAGCTGTCCCGGGTGGTGGCCGATGGGGGCAGGACCTGGTCATAGCCGTGCGGCCGTGCGGACCAGGCCGGCCAGGGCGAGGGAGCGGCTGTGCGCGGGCCAGGCGATGTGGGTCACGACGGGAGGTGCGTCGGTCAAGGGGACGGCCGTGTGCTCGGCCCACAGCCAGGAGCGGGCGGAGTCGGGGACGACCGCCACGGTGCGTCCGAGGGCGATCAACTGAGCCAGTTGCGTCTGGTTGTGGATCTCGGGGCCCGGGCAGGGTGCGTAGGTGCCGTGGGTGGGCCAGCGGGCGAGCGGCAGATCGGGGACATCCCTGACATCAGCCAGCGACAAGGTCTCGCGGGCGGCGAGCGGGTGCCCGGCAGGCAGGACGGCGACCTGTCCCTCGGTCGTCAGTGCCTCGCTGTCGAACCCCGCGAGGGAGTTCCACGGCGCGTGCATGAGCGCGACATCAGCACGTCCGTCGCGGAGTAACTCCTCCTGCTCGCACATACCGCACAGCAGCACCTCGATCTCGGCACTGCCGGGCTCGGCCGCGTAGGCGTCGAGAAGATTCCGCAGCAGTTCGTGCGACGCGGCGGCCTTCACCGCAAGGACCAGCCGGCCGCGGGAGCCGCCAGGGCTGTCGGCACCGCCGGCGCGCCGGGTACGGCGAGCAGCGGCAGCGGTCGCGTCGAGGGCCGCCCGGCCCTCGTGCAACAGCACCTCTCCGGCACCGGTCAGGCTGACACCACGGCGGTTGCGCTGCAGCAGGCAGACCCCGAGGCGCCGTTCGAGCTGCTGGATCGCCCGCGACAGCGGGGGCTGGGCCATGCCGAGGCGCTCGGCAGCCCGCCCGAAGTGCAGTTCCTCGGCGACCGCCACGAAGTACCTCAACTCGCGGGTCTCCAGGGTGTCCACGGCCGCAGCATACGCGGTGATACCTGGCAGGTATGACAGAACACCGTATCGGTGTTGGCCGCGCCACTCGTCCGCGAGCCAACATCATCAGCATGAGCGAAACGATGATCGCGCTGGTGACCGGCGCGAACAAGGGCATCGGGTACGAGATCGCGGCCGGGCTGGGCAGCCTCGGGTACCACGTGGGCGTGGGAGCCCGCGACGCCACGCGACGCGAAACCGCCGTCGGGAAGCTGCGCGCCGGCGGCGTGGACGCGTTCGGGGTACCCGCTGGACGTGACCGACGACCAGAGCGTCACTGATGCTGCGGAACTGATCGAACGGCTGGCCGGGCGCCTGGACGCCCTGGTCAACAATGCCGGCATCTCGCGCGAGATGGACCCGGGATGGGTGCAGGACCCGACCGCGCTCGACCTGGAGGTGCTCCGCACGGTCGTGGATACCAACGTCATGGGTGTCGTCCGGGCCACCAACGCGATGCTGCCACTGCTGCGGCGCTCGGCCTCGCCACGCATCGTCAACGTCTCCAGTAGCGTCGGCTCCCTGACCCGGCAATCGGACCCGGACATCGAGATCGGCCCGATCATGGCGGCCTACGCGCCGTCGAAGCGTTCCTCAACGCCCTCACCGTGCAGTACGCCCGGCAGTTAGCTGGTACGAACATCCTGATCAACGCCGCCTGCCCGGGCCTGGTCGCGACCGACTTCACAGGCTTCCAAGGGCCCCGCACTCCTGAACAGGGCGCGACCACGGCGATCCGGCTCGCCACCCTGCCCAACGGCGGCCCGACCGGTTTGTTCTTCGAGGACGACGGCGTCGTCCCCTGGTGATCACGAACCCGCCAACGCACACATCTCGGCGACCAGTGATCAGCTCCCCGCCAACCCACCCACCATCCACCGTGGCGCAGGCCCGGGAGGCGCCGGCGGGGCTGCGCGGCTCGCTGGACCTTCACAGGCAAGCCCGACCTGCGGTCCCTGGCGGAGCGTCTGGGCGTCTCTCGCAAGACGGTGGCGCTACGTCTCCGGAACCACGAAGACGCCGCAGAAGCGCCTCCAGGCCGCTCTGGAGCAGGAGACTGAGGCCG
This genomic interval carries:
- a CDS encoding LysR family transcriptional regulator: MDTLETRELRYFVAVAEELHFGRAAERLGMAQPPLSRAIQQLERRLGVCLLQRNRRGVSLTGAGEVLLHEGRAALDATAAAARRTRRAGGADSPGGSRGRLVLAVKAAASHELLRNLLDAYAAEPGSAEIEVLLCGMCEQEELLRDGRADVALMHAPWNSLAGFDSEALTTEGQVAVLPAGHPLAARETLSLADVRDVPDLPLARWPTHGTYAPCPGPEIHNQTQLAQLIALGRTVAVVPDSARSWLWAEHTAVPLTDAPPVVTHIAWPAHSRSLALAGLVRTAARL
- a CDS encoding IS110 family transposase, producing the protein MTSEIAQDIADQDVFGGVDSHADTVHVAVISDNGGHLADAEFTTTAAGYTAALAFLDAHGHVIAIGVEGTSSYGAGFTRAARSHGHTVVEVNRPDRAERRRIGKSDPIDAYAAARAAMSGRASSAPKDDTVAGICALHNAARSAVKARTAALNQITHILFAAPESIRAKYGQLRGTDRTDALARLRPAGDAVHTAVLAALKILARRVKELTAEHAALTKALDSQVTVQNPGLRATYGVGPDTAAQLLITAGGNPERMRTEASFAALCGAAPVPASSGRTNRHRLSRGGDRAANAALYRIALVRMAADSRTREYVARQTAAGRTKKEIIRLLKRAIAREMFRCLTTTVAVPGIADLRPLRQSKNITLTAAARHFGLWPATISALERGIRRDDDLAHTYRDWLTAA
- a CDS encoding DoxX family protein — its product is MTAAQITLAVILTLLFLPLGAAKIAAVPFMRQAAAHLGMSPGLYRVVGTLEVSGALGLVLGLASTPLGMAAAIGLALLMTAAAVAHLRHGDPPARALPAVVLALTAVAYAGVTIGTG
- a CDS encoding MerR family transcriptional regulator, producing MRIGELAKRTGVSPRSLRYYEDQGLLTSSRSDAGQRHYSDAAVQRVSLIRQLFDAGMSSRVIATVLPCVDIPGDQGVAEETFAARMRERDRIDADIAHLIETRDALDALIRANSRHRAELSMAPEPAAQST